The following DNA comes from Mya arenaria isolate MELC-2E11 chromosome 11, ASM2691426v1.
TTACCACAGTAATAAATTGTTTGGgttttttgctatttttcttTAAGCACGTGCTAAACATGCACAGGTAAATAGTGATTGTCAATTGTTCTGCAATTATTCCAAATGAATAGTGTAGCAgtcacatttaaataatatgaacaCACCATATCGACAAAAAGCTTATGGTCAGATAGCAGAATTATTGCTTTAGGATGGTAAGAAGCTGCGGTACAGACTTCGTTTTGGTGTTCATGAATGGACTGTTTTTCGTCTGCAAGCACGATTTCAAGAAACGGACAGTGTTAAGGACAGGCCACGGTTAGGGAGTCTTTGTAAAACGACGCCATGAGAAGATCGGTTTTGTGTGATGTCATCTCAACGTTTTTGTTTCATGTTCGCCCGAGCGCTTATAGATCGACTTAGAATTGCCACAGGAACAAGCCTTTCGGTTTTCACCACAGCTCATAATCGCATGATGGCCGCGCGACTTTGTGCTTGTCACCCTGACATCGGCATTTGATTTACTGCACGTTACCGTTTAGCACGTCACAATTGTGCTCACCAACAAAATAACCGGACTAGAAGCCGGATCGACTTCATTGGTGAAGGACATGACGTAAACAACGTGGTGGACCTTGAGCGGTCTTTGCGCGAGGAATGGGCGACATCACCATTTCACGTTATAAGAACACTAATGAACAGCACGAGACGTCGGTTTGTATCTTTAATTGAGACACAGGGTGTCCACACAAGATATTGATAcccattttaaatataaagtgtGAACTACTGGAATTAGTTGGTAATATATTGTTcacaaatgttgatattaaataaattatgttggaAGTCAATTGGTTtaacttgatatttttatttcccCAAATTATTGTACAAAGTTTATttactgattatttttttctgagcatatatgtacatgtatattaaaaccTTTTATGATTAATCAggtaaattattcaatatttacagAACTGTAAGCATATTGAAAAGTGCTATGCTTGTAAATGTGTTGTATTGACagagttttgaaatgttttcatttcatcatATGTCCATGTTTAATTCGTCAAGTAAATGTGATACATAATCTCCTTTATCTCACTACTTGAGTTCTGCCACCAGAATGTCATTCTGATGTCCACCAATGATAAGCCTGCCAGTGCGGGTGCTGTACCAGGCTGCCTGTGGCTGGCTCATGCCATCTTTCCTCCTGATCAGTGTGGTCAGCTTCTTATTGCCTTCTTGGTCAATCTGCAACACAGTGTCTGAGCCATATGAGCACATGAACACATGTCCCCACTCACTAACGTGTGCATAACATGGCTGGTCAATGTCAGGGTATTGTAATGTGGCAAGAATATTGCCCGCGTTGTCAATagtgattattttattttcactaaagTCAGTAATGTAGATCTTACTGCCGTCTGTGTTCAAGGCAAAGCCGAGCACCGTCTTTTGCGCGGATGTGTCTTCATGTATCTATTTAACCAGCCTGCCAACTGTGGTGTAGAGGTACAGGGCATTGCATGAACTGACATACAGCTGACACTGGTGGTGCCTGATTGAGCCACAGGAATGGCCAACTGAGAACTTACATGTCATCTTGATTGTGTCAGTTGACACCGTGAGGAAGTGGACTTCATATCTGACGGATGTAAAGCTGACTGCTACAGCCACTTTATTTTTTGAGATGTGGCAGATGTCCCATGGAGACGCTGGTAGATCACAGTGGGCTGTGACCTTGTACATGCTGATCAGCACTTTTGCTTTACAATTGTCAATTTCCACAATGACAATCTCTCCTCCTGGAATTTCTGTTATACCAGTAATACTACAGGATTGCATACCTGTGTTCAATTTTTATACTGAATTTTTCTGTCTCCTCTATTTTAAAACCCTTTGTAGTATCAGATAACTGTTTAACCTCTCCTCTGGGAAATGCGCGCCAACCGAATTATTTTGTAACTGTGTTCTAGGATACCGCTGAATGTATCCCATTGTCTTCAGTTCAGAACGTAGTTGTTCAGCTTGTGTGTCAGGCTGGTATGTGATAGTCGCTTCTGGTCTGGTGGAGATCTGTTGAAGCAGCCAGTTGACTTCTGCGATTTTGTCCTTGCATTTTATGTAGCCAATGTAGGAGCTGGACTCGCTGTCTTCATCTCGGGCTTGGATCTTGTCCAGTAAGGCCTTTAGCTGATCATGTAGGTTGTCACACATGTCAATATCCTTTTGTATTGACTCATTTAGGTCAGCAATAACACTGTCTATCTCTTCCACTGTCTTCTTCTTCATCTCATCTAGCAGCTGGTTCAGTGTCTTCCTAAGGTCGTCGATCTGAGTTAGGATGTACTTCCCTGTCGCCTGCATCGAGTTCTAGTTCTTTTTTCTGGCCTCACCCACTTTTTTAAGGCTTGCTAATACCTTGGTTACTTTAGAGGGAAGCTGCGTGAAGTCGTCCATCTTGTAAACGCCACTGGCTACGTCCGATATCAAGCTTATGCTCCGGCACATCCTGGTCCAAATGATAAGAATTAcagttaatttataaaattgaaatgcaGTTAAAATCCTTCATAGTTAGATTCTGGAAGATGATGGGAATACAAGGCGTAGAccaaatgtaaaatttattttgcttGAGTACAtcataatttgataatattcAACCTTAATGTGGTTTGCTTCTTGATTTAAATTCCATATCTTTTAACTGCTCAACCCCGAGCTGGAcacaaatattgaacaaatgttaaaacacgCGTTTATCTGCTGTGTTCAATAATTCGATGTTCTGGATCAATGTAGACACTTGCCTTAGCAACACTTGCAAACTTTCGTCTTATTCTATTGAGTATTTTTCTCAAACGAAATCcattaattgttaaaatgtcacaTTGCAGCCAGTGGGGAAATGACGTCACAGGGCGCATGCGCATCTTTGGGGCCCTCTCAGTTACTtacatttgtgacatttttaaCAGAAATGACGCTTAACATTTGACAAACGTGTGTTTTGAAAATCACTGAAAACTAAACCAGAACTTGGCAGATAAATGTAGAATAATTAACTGAGAATTTCTTTTTAGAAGTGTTCGGATTTTGGCCCTATAATCATCACCTGTGGTTAAGTGCTACGCAGAGATTACAACACAGCTCAGCGTGGTCGTCACAAAGCAGTTCCAAGATCTTAGGAGGGTGAAAGTCACATGTTATCAGGGCGTTTTCCTGACCCACAAACTTGTCCACACCCTTACCTCCGAACACAATATGTTCTTTGAGGACTTTTGCATGGAATGTCAAGCACGTGTCGCAGTAATATTTAAAGCAGTTCCCACAGAACAGTCTCGTCGGAGGCATTTAACACTGAGTCTTTTAatgattttctttgttttgaagCCATTCtatctaaaaatataaattccACTTTTGAACTTTCCTTTCAAATATTAagatagtttaaacattttaagttttgttcaaCATTAAACAGTGCGTCTTGATCGCATTGCCCATGGAGGACAGACTAATTTATACCCCTAGCCTTTGCTACCGGGAGTATGAATATTCCGGTAGTTACAGCCAACAAATTGTTATCAGGTTTTTCAAGTAGTAATGATAATGTAGTCGTGTCGATTTGTGAGTTATAACACGACATGGCGCCATAATTTTGTTGGCATGTTCATTTATTAACTAGATACGTCgacataataatttatacaagTCATTTTATAATGTTCAGACATATCGGTTTATTGCAATACGTGTTTTGAAAGATGCAGAAATTCTTATAAAGTTAACCTCAATTTGCTAAAGACATACCAAATTACCATGTGCCTACTACCACtcaataatataatcatttccattttaaaaaaatgacgatTTGTCGCCTACTTTAGATGTCAAACGTTCGGCGGAAGGATATTCGTTGGAATACACGTGGTTTTCCTGTTGTGCTATATAAGAAGGTTGAAGGCGTGGTTCGATACTCGAGGGTTTTATTTGGCAGTGATAGCATTCATGTATTAAGTCAGTACGTATGTACGTTTaagatttttcattttcataaagatGTACAACATTGAAAGACAATATAAGTAAAATATCACAATATGGACGGACACAGCGAGGTTGTCAGCAATGTTCTTGATCGAAATGCTTTGCAGTCATTCAATAGCTTCATGTGTTATTGACTCAGAGGGCCGATGAGTCCTACACTTCAATTTCTCGATAAGAAtcacatgacatatattttaaagatactttacgttttcatttttttgtcgtatttaacagttatttttttctttgttatgCTCGATATATTCTGCCAAAATACAAACCAAATTCCTAATTTGTTTTTCTGGTTTAATTACCTGAGTAAATGTATAGTTTATGGCGACGGCGATGTTTGATtaggaaataattgttttacttacGATCTAAGtgagtaaatataattatttccgATTCAGTACGTGTCCCCACCCACCacctttgttgtttttaatgatttctaaataaaaatgtattttatgttatagTCAAAATTAGGAGGTGATGGAATCTCGTATGACATAGTGTACATCAATGTGGGTCGTTTCTAATAcataaacagtgtgtgtataccacgtgataaattacgtcttatatgctacgtcggcaggaaatattttgcttaaaatgaagacttaaatcaaagatatcTTTTCTTtcacaacaccattttaaatgaaacataggaCAGTGTATGCCGCTTAGAGAGCTCcgtctttgttttattaccgaagtttgatattaggcattagtttcatcaaacacttcgacaaacctgtttccaaaataatgttttgaccatgctccgtcagacggccgtattgtgaaaagcattgtcgaagtgtttaaagaaactaaactcttaaTCAAATTCTGATAAAAGACCTAAGGCAGGgatccgtaagcggcgtagactgtgctatgtttcatttgaaatggtgaagaaatagtgtagttatctttgtttaaaaaaaattatcaaatcaaaatattgccttccgacgtagcatctatgacgcaatttatcacgtgatatacgcACACTGTTATGCAtgtatcaatatatattataaacgaAAGGGGAgctctttaagcgacatagactgcctTTTGTAAACGAAacattatctttgatttaagactttattttaagcaaaatgttgccttccggcGTAGCATATATGGCTTAATTTATCacgttgtatacacacactgatgaaTATTGATCTCTAATGTAATTTTAGCCGTTGCTATAAGTTTGATTTATCAAACACATgaataatatgttgttgttgtttttttctaaataacgtGACTGCCTCCACAGGACTAATTTTAGCGGACATTATGAAGATAATTGTTTATGTCATGTAACCTTCTAACAGAACATTTTACAGACTTGTGCTCGTGTACATTTCCAGATGGACACCACTCTTAGCCCCTCAATGGACGTGGACCCCTGACTGTGCTTTGTGCGAGCTTCGGTCAGTGAGTTGAAGAAGTTCTGGAGACCATTGACAAAGTCATCATGGACGGAGAAAAAATATGTCCTGTAATACTTGTAGTTAAACATCTGCTTAATGTAGCATTAAACTAGAATTGTGTTATGCCTGCTCAGCATGGCATTCATATAAGAATCCTGTTGTCCGGCATTATCGTCTTCTGCGCCTTCATTGCATCTCTCTTTTATTTCTACACTCtgagttaaacattttaatacaacaGTTACcaagttttgttaaaatatgtacagGTTTAAAATCTCGATACAGTTTCATGAACGGCCAGGATACACTATTCACTCTTTGGTTATATCCCTTGTTTTGCCAAATTTACTGCAGGTTTCTTTTTCTCATTTCTTATAGCATTTCTTAtccatttttatcaaactttatGACAAAGTTCATCAACGTTTCTCGACCACGCGAGATCAACATGCTCTTGGGCGTTATCTAAGGCccttaaattgtcaaaatt
Coding sequences within:
- the LOC128208551 gene encoding uncharacterized protein LOC128208551, with protein sequence MPPTRLFCGNCFKYYCDTCLTFHAKVLKEHIVFGGKGVDKFVGQENALITCDFHPPKILELLCDDHAELCCNLCVALNHRMCRSISLISDVASGVYKMDDFTQLPSKVTKVLASLKKVGEARKKN